TGCGGGTACCGGTGGCCAACCGGGTCGGTGAGGAAAACGCCGGCTGGAAGCTGGTGACCAACCAGCTCAACCACGAGCGGGTCGCCCTGGTGTCGCCGGCACCGATTTTCGGATGCCTGCGCGAGGTCCGCGAATGGGCACAAAACACCAAGGACGCCGGCGGCACCAGGCTGATCGACTCGGAGTGGGTGCAGCTCAACCTGGCCCGGGTACACGCCAAGGCCGAAGTCCTCAAGCTGATCAACTGGGAGCTGGCTTCCTCGCAAAGTGGGCCGAAGGACGCTGGACCGTCACCGGCCGATGCGTCGGCGGCCAAGGTGTTCGGTACCGAGCTGGCCACCGAGGCCTACCGGCTGCTGATGGAGGTGTTGGGCACTGCGGCGACCCTGCGCCAGAATTCGCCAGGCGCGTTGCTGCGCGGCCGCGTCGAACGGATGCACCGGGCGTGCCTGATCCTGACGTTCGGCGGCGGCACCAACGAAGTCCAGCGCGACATCATCGGCATGGTCGCGCTGGGACTGCCGCGAGCCAACCGCTGAGCGGACCTGAGAGGACAAGACGTCATGGATTTCACGACAACCGAAGCCGCCCAGGATCTTGGTGGTCTGGTCGACACCATCGTGGACGCGGTGTGCACGCCGGAGCATCAACGTGAGCTGGACAAGCTCGAGCAGCGGTTCGACCGCGAGCTGTGGCGCAAGCTGATAGACGCCGGCATCCTGTCCAGTGCGGCGCCGGAGTCGCTGGGCGGCGATGGCTTCGGCGTGCTCGAGCAGGTTGCGGTGCTGGTGGCGTTGGGGCATCAACTGGCCGCGGTGCCGTACCTGGAGTCGGTGGTGCTCGCCGCCGGCGCCCTGGCCCGGTTCGGCTCGCCGGAACTGCAGCAGGGCTGGGGGGTGTCGGCGGTCTCCGGCGATCGGATCCTCACCGTCGCCCTCGACGGTGAGATGGGCGAGGGTCCGGTGCAGGCCGCCGGCACCGGACATGGCTACCGCCTCACCGGCACACGCACCCAGGTCGGGTACGGCCCGGTGGCCGACGCATTTCTGGTACCCGCCGAAACCGATTCCGGTGCAGCCGTTTTCCTGGTTGCCGCCGGCGACCCAGGGGTTGCGGTGACCGCACTGGCCACCACCGGACTGGGCAGCGTCGGACACCTCGAGCTAAACGGGGCCAAAGTGGACGCCGCCCGCAGGGTCGGCGGAACCGATGTCGCGGTTTGGCTCGGCACGCTTTCCACCCTGAGCCGCACCGCTTTTCAGCTCGGTGTGCTCGAGCGCGGACTGCAAATGACGGCCGAATATGCGCGCACCCGTGAACAATTCGACCGCCCGATCGGCAGCTTCCAGGCGGTGGGGCAACGGTTGGCTGACGGCTACATCGACGTCAAGGGATTGCGACTGACGCTTACCCAGGCGGCCTGGCGGGTGGCCGAAGATTCCCTGGCAAGCCGGGAGTGCCCCCAGCCAGCCGACATCGACGTCGCCACCGCGGGGTTCTGGGCCGCCGAAGCCGGGCATCGGGTGGCGCATACCATCGTGCATGTGCATGGCGGCGTCGGCGTCGACACCGATCATCCCGTACACCGGTATTTCCTGGCCGCCAAGCAGACCGAGTTCGCGTTGGGCGGCGCCACCGGTCAGCTCCGCCGAATCGGCCGTGAACTGGCGGAAACCCCTGCCTAGCCCTGCCTAGCCCGGCGACGATGCGGTCCGCGCAGCGGACCGAGAAGGAGCGGGCGAATCGAACCCACCGATGACTCCCACTCACCCGACCGTCACCGAACTTCTGCTGCCGCTATCCGAAATCGACGATCGGGGCGTCTATTTCGAGGACTCGTTCACCAGTTGGCGCGACCACATCCGGCACGGTGCCGCAATCGCCGCAGCGCTGCGGGAACGCCTGGACCCGGCGCGGCCGCCACACGTCGGTGTGTTACTGCAGAACACGCCGTTCTTCTCGGCGACACTGGTGGCCGGCGCGCTGTCGGGGATCGTCCCGGTGGGCCTCAACCCGGTGCGCCGCGGCGCGGCACTGGCCGGCGACATCGCTAAAGCCGACTGCCAGTTGGTGCTCACCGGCTCGGGATCGGCGGAGGTACCGGCCGATGTCGAGCACATCAATGTCGACTCCCCCGAATGGACCGACGAGGTGGCCGCACACCGGGATACCGAGGTGCGTTTTCGATCCGCGGATCTCGCAGACCTTTTCATGCTGATCTTCACCTCGGGCACCAGCGGCGACCCGAAGGCGGTGAAGTGCAGCCACCGCAAGGTTGCGATCGCCGGCGTGACGATCACGCAGCGCTTCAGTCTGGGCCGCGACGACGTCTGCTACGTCTCGATGCCGTTGTTCCATTCCAACGCGGTGCTGGTCGGCTGGGCGGTGGCTGCGGCCTGCCAAGGCTCAATGGCGTTGCGACGCAAATTTTCGGCGTCGCAGTTCCTGGCCGACGTCCGCCGTTATGGCGCCACTTACGCCAACTACGTGGGCAAGCCTCTTTCGTATGTGCTTGCGACACCGGAGCTTCCCGACGACGCGGACAACCCGCTGCGGGCGGTGTACGGCAACGAGGGAGTACCCGGTGACATCGACCGTTTCGGGCGCAGGTTCGGCTGCGTTGTCATGGACGGCTTCGGCTCGACTGAAGGCGGGGTGGCGATCACGCGGACACTCGACACCCCGGCGGGCGCCCTGGGCCCACTGCCGGGGGGAATCCAAATCGTCGACCCCGACACCGGCGAACCGTGCCCGACAGGAGTGGTCGGCGAACTGGTCAACACCGCCGGGCCGGGCGGTTTCGAAGGCTATTACAACGACGAGGCCGCCGAGGCCGAGCGGATGGCCGGCGGCGTCTACCACAGTGGCGACCTCGCCTATCGCGACGACGCCGGCTACGCCTATTTCGCCGGTCGGCTCGGCGACTGGATGCGAGTCGACGGTGAAAATCTAGGCACCGCACCGATCGAGCGGGTGCTGATGCGCTACCCGGACGCCACCGAGGTCGCTGTGTATCCGGTACCCGATCCGGTGGTGGGTGATCAGGTGATGGCCGCGTTAGTGTTGGCGCCCGGCACCAAATTCGATGCCGACAAGTTCCGGGCGTTTCTGACCGAGCAGCCCGACCTGGGGCACAAGCAGTGGCCGTCGTATGTGCGGGTCAGCGCGGGGCTGCCGCGCACCATGACCTTCAAGGTGATCAAGCGCCAGTTGTCGGCCGAAGGTGTCGCCTGCGCCGATCCGGTGTGGCCGATTCGCCGGTAGCCTCACGGCGCGCCACCATGCTCACCGGGATCTGGCCGGATGGTGGACCCGAATAATCGGGTAGAACCGCCGAATGAGCTGCCCGGATCGCGATACGATCCATTCCTAGCAATTGCACCGATGATGCACGGCCGCGGCCGGGTTCGGCTTGGGCTGGTGCGAGGTACCGGATGTCGTTTGTGTTGGTTTCGCCGGAGACCGTGGCGGCGGTGGCCACGGATCTCAAGCGCATCGGCGCCTCGCTGGCCCACGAAAACGCGTCGGCGGCCGCTTCGACGACGGCGGTGGTCTCCGCGGCCGCCGACGAGGTATCGACGGCGGTCGCCGCTCTGTTCTCCCAACACGCCCAGGGCTACCAAGCGGCGGCCGCTCAGGTAGCAGCGTTTCATAGCCGGTTTGTGCAAGCCCTGACGGCCGGTGCCGGGGCGTACGCATTTGCCGAGGCGGCCAACGCGTCGCCGCTACAGTCAGCCATGGGTGCGGTAAGCGCGTCTGCGCAGACGCTGTTGTCGCGCCCGTTGATCGGCAATGGCGCCAATGCGACGACGCCGGGCGGTAACGGCGGCGACGGCGGATGGCTATTCGGCAGCGGCGGCAACGGCGCGCCCGGCGCGGCGGGCCAGTCCGGCGGTAACGGCGGGTCAGCCGGACTGTGGGGTAACGGCGGCGCGGGTGGCGCCGGCGGCAGCGGCGGCGCCGCCGGCGGCAACGGCGGTAACGGCGGGTGGCTGTTCGGCGCCGGCGGCACCGGCGGTATCGGCGGCACCGGTGCTCCCGGCGCCATGGGCGGCACCGGCGGCAACGGCGGCAACGGCGCGCTGCTGATCGGCGGCGGCGGCCTCGGCGGCGCCGGCGGCATGGGTGGCACCGGCGGCGGCACCGGCGGCACCGGCGGCAACGGCGGCAACGGCGCGCTGCTGATCGGCGCTGGTGGTGTCGGAGGTGCTGGCGGGATCGGTGGCCAGGGTACCGGCGCCGGCGGTGCCGCCGGCGCCGGCGGCACCGGGGGCAACGGCGGCGCCGGGGGGTTGTTCATGAACGGCGGCGACGGCGGCGCCGGCGGTCAAGGCGGCGACGGTGCGGCCGGCGACGCGGCTGCCAGCGCCGGCGGCACCGGCGGCAAAGGCGGCCAAGGCGGCGACGGCGGCACCGGAGGGGCCGGCGGCGCAGGCCCAGTGCTGTTCGGCCACGGCGGCGCCGGCGGCATGGGCGGCCAAGGCGGCACCGGTGGAATGGGCGGCGCCGGCGGAGACGGCACCACCGTCATCGCGGCCGGTACCGGGGGGGAGGGCGGCACCGGCGGCGCGGCCGGCGCCGGCGGAGCCGCAGGCGCTCGCGGGGCTCTCACCAGCGGCGGCCTAGCCGGCGGCGTCGGGGCCGGCGGCACCGGCGGCACCGGCGGTACCGGCGGCAACGGCGCTGACGCCGCTGCTGTGGTGGGCTTCGGCGCGAACGGCGACCCTGGCTTCGCTGGCGGCAAAGGCGGTAACGGCGGAATAGGTGGGGCCGCGGTGACAGGCGGGGTCGCCGGCGACGGCGGCACCGGCGGCAAAGGTGGCACCGGCGGTGCCGGCGGCGCCGGCAACGACGCCGGCAGCACCGGCAATCCCGGCGGTAAGGGCGGCGACGGCGGGATCGGCGGTGCCGGCGGGGCCGGCGGCGCGGCCGGCACCGGCAACGGCGGCCATGCCGGCAACACAGGTGACGGCGGCGACGGCGGGACCGGCGGTAACGGCGGCAACGGCACCGGAGGCGTGAACGGCGCCGACAACACCCTCAACCCCGACACCCCCGGCGGCGCCGGGGAGCCCGGCGGGGCCGGCGGGGCCGGCGGGGCCGGCGGGGCCGCCGGCGGCCCGGGCGGTACCGGCGGTACCGGCGGTAACGGCGGCAACGGCGGCAACGGCGGCAACGGCGGCAACGGCGGCAACGGCGGCAACGGCGGCAATGCCGGCAACAACAGCACCAATGCCCCAGTCGGTGGCGAAGGCGGCGCCGGCGGCGACGGCGGCGCCGGCGGCGCAGGCGGGGCCGCCAACGGCGGCACCGCGGGCAGCCAGGGCACTGGGGGCGTCGGCGGCGACGGCGGCGCGGGCGGCAACGGCGGCGGCGGCAAGGCTGGCACCGGCAACAGCGGCAACTTTGGGGTGGACGGCGAAGCCGGCTTCAGCGGCGGCGCCGGTGGCAACGGCGGCGTAGGCGGGGCCGCCGGCGCCAATGGCGGAACCGGCGGCAGCGGTGGTAATGGCGGTGACGGCGGTGCGGGAGGCATTGGCGGGGCCGGCGGCAACGGCATACCGGGCACTGGCACAGAGCCTGCCGGGGGCACCGGCGCCAAAGGTGGAGACGGCGGCGACGGTGGCGCCGGCGGCGCAGGCGGCAATGCCGGCGGGGCCGGCGGCCAGGGCGGCAATGCCGGCCAGGGTGGCGCCGGCGGTGCGGGCGGCAACGCCGTGATTCCCGGCGACGGCGTCGGGAAGGCGCCGCACGGCGACGCGGGCGGCAGCGGCGGAGACGGCGGCAAAGGCGGCCAGGGCGGTAGTGGCGGCACCGGCGGATCCGGTGCCCCGATCGGTGGCGGCGCCGGAGGCACCGGAGGGTCCGGCGGACACGCCGGCAAGGGTGGCGCCGGCGGCATCGGCGCACAGGGCACCACCATCACCGTGCCCGGGAACGGCGGCAACGCCGGCGACGGCGGCAACGGCGGCAACGCCGGCGCCGGTGGAAACGGCGGCTCCGGCGACTTCGGTGGCAATACCACCAGCGGCGCCTCCGGCAGCGGCGGCAACGGCGGCAACGCCGGCACCGCGGGTAGCGGCGGTGCGGGCGGAACCGGCGGCACCGGCCTTAGCGGCGGCAACGGTGGCAACGGCGGCAACGGCGGCAACGGCGGTGACGGCGGTAACGGCGCCCACGGCACCGTCGGCGCCCAGTTCGTCCCGGCCACCAGCTTGCCCACACCCAACGGCGGGGCCGGTGGCAACGGTGGCACCGGAAGCAACGGCGGCGCGCCCGGCCCCGCCGGGGCGCCCGGCCCCACTACCGGCGGTAACGCTGGCAGCCAGGGCATCGGCGGCGACGGGGGCAACGGCGGCGACGGCGGTAAAGGCGGTGACGGCGCCGACGCTGTCAACGTCGTATTCATGCCGACTGAGCCACAGGCCGCGACCGGCACTGCCGGCAGCGCCGGTGACCCCACCGGCGGTAACGGAGGGCCCGGCACTCCCGGCAGCCCCATGGTTGCCCCGCCCCCGCCAACGCCAATCACTCAAGTCCAACAGGGCGGTGACGGTGGCGCCGGGGGCACCGGATCCACCAACGCCAACGACGGCACAGCCACCGGCGGAAAGGGCGGAGAAGGCGGAGTCGGCAGCATTCTCGGCGGGCCCGGCGGCAACGGCGGAACTGGCGGCAACGCCTCGGCAACCGGCACCAACGGGGTGGCCAACGCCGGGAATGGCGGCAAGGGTGGCGACGGCGGCCAGTTTGGGGCCGGCGGCAACGGTGGTGCCGGCGGCAGCGTAACCGACGGATCCGCCGGCAGCACCGCAGGCAACGGCGGCAACGGCGGCAACGCAACCAACGGCACCATCGCAGGCCAACCCGCCGGCGGCAACGGCTCGGCCGGCGGGAAAGGCGGCGACGGCGGCAACATCGCCGCCGGTGCCACCGGCACCGCCGGCAACGGCGGGAACGGCGGCAACGGCAACGACGGCGCCGTCAACGCCGGCACCGGCGGCTCCGGCGGGAACGGCGGTAACGCCGGTGGCGGCGGCGCCAATGGCGGCGACGGCGGCGCCGGCGGCGCCGGCGGGGCCGGCGGGCGTGGCGGCAAGGGCATCGACGGCGGGTTCGGCGGTGACGGCGGCAACGGCGGCAGCAACAACGGCACCGGCGCCGGTGGCAACGGCGGCAACGGCGGCACCGGCGGGGTCGGCTCGGTTGGCGCGGCTGGTGGCGATGGCGGCAACGGCGGCACCGGCGGCTTCGCCGGTTTCGGCGGCACCGCAGGCAATGGCGGTTCCGGCGGCACGGGCGGGGCCGGCGGCGACGGCGGCACCGGCGGGGACGGCGGCAACGGCGTTATCGCCGGCGGCGGGGGGACCGGCGGCAACGGCGGCGCCAGCGGGGCCGGCGGCGCCGGCGGCACGGGCGGGTTCGCCGGCAACGGCAATGCCGGCGGCAATGGCGGCACCGGCGGCGCGAGCGAGGACGGCGACAACGGCAACGCTGGCAGCGGCGCCACCGGCGGTACCGGCGGCAACGGCGGCACCGGCGGCGACGGCGGCGCTGCCGGGCTGGGCGGCGTCGCGTGAGGTTGACCGGCGATCACCGTAGCCAGCACGGCCCGTGACACCGGTCCGGCACGCCACCCTCGTCGTTCAGGTGGTGTCGCCACTCGCGCTACACAACGCTTCACGGCACTCGTCGAGACTTATGCTCGAGTTCTGATACGTGGAGCAACTGTTTTGGCGTTCGACCCGTATTGCGCAGGTGGCGGTACTGGAAAACGTAGACGTGTTGGGCGGGTGACGAATAAGATCCTGGCCTAACTACTGCGTCAATTATGCCGCGGTGGCCGCGCCGTCCGGTTGGGAGTTCGCCCATGTCGTTCGTGTTGATCGCACCGGAATTCGTGACAGCAGCCGCGGGGGATCTGACGAATCTGGGTTCGTCGATTAGCGCGGCCAACGCGTCGGCAGCCAGTGCGACCACGCAGGTGCTGGCTGCGGGCGCCGATGAGGTGTCTGCCCGTATTGCGGCGCTGTTCGGCGGGTTTGGCCTGGAGTACCAGGCGATTAGTGCGCAGGTGGCGGCCTACCACCAGCGGTTTGTGCAGGCCTTGAGTACCGGCGCGGGCGCATATGCCTCGGCCGAGGCCGCCGCCGCTGAGCAGATCGTGCTGGGCGTGATCAATGCGCCCACCCAGGCGCTGCTGGGGCGCCCGTTGATCGGTGACGGCGCCAATGCGACGACTCCCGGCGGGGCCGGCGGGGCCGGCGGTCTGCTGTTCGGCAACGGCGGGGCCGGGGCAGCCGGGGCGCCCGGCCAGGCCGGCGGGCCTGGCGGGCCCGCCGGATTGTGGGGCAACGGCGGGCCCGGCGGGGCCGGCGGCAGCGGTGGGGGCACCGGCGGTGCCGGCGGCGCCGGTGGGTGGCTGTTCGGGGTTGGCGGCGCCGGCGGTGTCGGTGGGGCCGGTGGCGGCACCGGCGGGGCGGGCGGGCCCGGTGGTTTGATCTGGGGCGGCGGCGGGGCCGGCGGTGTCGGTGGGGCCGGTGGCGGCACCGGCGGGGCCGGCGGCCGCGCCGAGCTGCTGTTCGGCGCCGGCGGTGCGGGTGGGGCGGGCACCGACGGCGGGCCCGGTGCTACCGGCGGGACCGGCGGACACGGCGGAGTCGGCGGCGACGGCGGATGGCTGGCACCCGGCGGGGCCGGCGGGGCCGGCGGGCAAGGCGGGGCAGGTGGTGCCGGCAGCGATGGTGGCGCGTTGGGTGGTACCGGCGGGACGGGCGGTACCGGCGGCGCCGGTGGCGCCGGCGGTCGCGGCGCACTGCTGCTGGGCGCTGGCGGACAGGGCGGCCTCGGCGGCGCCGGCGGACAAGGCGGCACCGGCGGGGCCGGCGGAGATGGCGTTCTGGGGGGTGTCGGTGGCACTGGTGGTAAGGGCGGTGTCGGCGGCGTGGCTGGCCTCGGCGGGGCCGGTGGTGCCGCGGGCCAGCTCTTCAGCGCCGGAGGCGCGGCGGGTGCCGTTGGGGTTGGCGGCACCGGCGGCCAGGGTGGGGCTGGCGGTGCCGGAGCGGCCGGCGCCGACGCCCCCGCCAGCACAGGTCTAACCGGTGGTACCGGGTTCGCTGGCGGGGCCGGCGGCGTCGGCGGCCAGGGCGGCAACGCCATTGCCGGCGGCATCAACGGCTCCGGTGGTGCCGGCGGCACCGGCGGCCAAGGCGGCGCCGGCGGCATGGGTGGCTCCGGTGCTGATAATGCCAGCGGGATTGGCGCCGACGGCGGCGCGGGTGGGACTGGCGGTAACGCCGGCGCCGGCGGGGCCGGCGGGGCCGCCGGCACCGGAGGAACCGGCGGGGTTGTCGGCGCCGCGGGCAAGGCCGGTATCGGCGGCACCGGCGGCCAAGGCGGCGCCGGCGGCGCGGGCAGCGCCGGCACGGATGCGACCGCTACCGGTGCCACCGGCGGCACCGGGTTTTCCGGTGGAGCCGGCGGGGCCGGCGGGGCCGGCGGCAACACCGGGGTTGGCGGCACCAACGGCTCCGGCGGGCAAGGCGGCACCGGCGGCGCGGGCGGCGCCGGTGGTGCTGGCGGTGTCGGCGCCGACAACCCCACCGGCATCGGCGGCACCGGCGGCACCGGCGGGAAAGGCGGCGCCGGCGGGGCCGGCGGGCAGGGCGGTAGCAGCGGTGCCGGCGGCACCAACGGCTCTGGTGGCGCTGGCGGCACCGGCGGACAAGGCGGCGCCGGGGGCGCTGGCGGGGCCGGCGCCGATAACCCCACCGGCATCGGCGGCGCCGGCGGCACCGGCGGCACCGGCGGAGCGGCCGGAGCCGGCGGGGCCGGTGGCGCCATCGGTACCGGCGGCACCGGCGGCGCGGTGGGCAGCGTCGGTAACGCCGGGATCGGCGGTACCGGCGGTACGGGTGGTGTCGGTGGTGCTGGTGGTGCAGGTGCGGCTGCGGCCGCTGGCAGCAGCGCTACCGGTGGCGCCGGGTTCGCCGGCGGCGCCGGCGGAGAAGGCGGAGCGGGCGGCAACAGCGGTGTGGGCGGCACCAACGGCTCCGGCGGCGCCGGCGGTGCAGGCGGCAAGGGCGGCACCGGAGGTGCCGGCGGGTCCGGCGCGGACAACCCCACCGGTGCTGGTTTCGCCGGTGGCGCCGGCGGCACAGGTGGCGCGGCCGGCGCCGGCGGGGCCGGCGGGGCGACCGGTACCGGCGGCACCGGCGGCGTTGTCGGCGCCACCGGTAGTGCAGGCATCGGCGGGGCCGGCGGCCGCGGCGGTGACGGCGGCGATGGGGCCAGCGGTCTCGGCCTGGGCCTCTCCGGCTTTGACGGCGGCCAAGGCGGCCAAGGCGGGGCCGGCGGCAGCGCCGGCGCCGGCGGCATCAACGGGGCCGGCGGGGCCGGCGGCAACGGCGGCGACGGCGGGGACGGCGCAACCGGTGCCGCAGGTCTCGGCGACAACGGCGGGGTCGGCGGTGACGGTGGGGCCGGTGGCGCCGCCGGCAACGGCGGCAACGCGGGCGTCGGCCTGACAGCCAAGGCCGGCGACGGCGGCGCCGCGGGCAATGGCGGCAACGGGGGCGCCGGCGGTGCTGGCGGGGCCGGCGACAACAATTTCAACGGCGGCCAGGGTGGTGCCGGCGGCCAAGGCGGCCAAGGCGGCCTGGGCGGGGCAAGCACCACCTCGATCAACGCCAACGGCGGCGCCGGCGGCAACGGCGGCACCGGCGGCAAAGGCGGCGCCGGTGGTGCGGGAACCCTGGGCGTCGGCGGCTCCGGCGGCACCGGCGGGGACGGCGGCGATGCGGGCTCTGGTGGTGGCGGCGGCTTCGGCGGGGCCGCGGGTAAGGCCGGCGGCGGCGGAAACGGCGGCCGCGGCGGTGACGGCGGCGATGGGGCCAGCGGTCTCGGCCTGGGCCTCTCCGGCTTTGACGGCGGCCAAGGCGGCCAAGGCGGGGCCGGCGGCAGCGCCGGCGCCGGCGGCATCAACGGGGCCGGCGGGGCCGGCGGCAACGGCGGCGACGGCGGGGACGGCGCAACCGGTGCCGCAGGTCTCGGCGACAACGGCGGGGTCGGCGGTGACGGTGGGGCCGGTGGCGCCGCCGGCAACGGCGGCAACGCGGGCGTCGGCCTGACAGCCAAGGCCGGCGACGGCGGCGCCGCGGGCAATGGCGGCAACGGGGGCGCCGGCGGTGCTGGCGGGGCCGGCGACAACAATTTCAACGGCGGCCAGGGTGGTGCCGGCGGCCAAGGCGGCCAAGGCGGCCTGGGCGGGGCAAGCACCACCTCGATCAACGCCAACGGCGGCGCCGGCGGCAACGGCGGCACCGGCGGCAAAGGCGGCGCCGGTGGTGCGGGAACCCTGGGCGTCGGCGGCTCCGGCGGCACCGGCGGGGACGGCGGCGATGCGGGCTCTGGTGGTGGCGGCGGCTTCGGCGGGGCCGCGGGTAAGGCCGGCGGCGGCGGAAACGGCGGTGTTGGCGGTGACGGCGGCGAGGGAGCCAGCGGTCTCGGCCTGGGCCTCTCCGGCTTTGACGGCGGCCAAGGCGGCCAAGGCGGGGCCGGCGGCAGCGCCGGCGCCGGCGGCATCAACGGGGCCGGCGGGGCCGGCGGCACCGGCGGGGCCGGTGGTGACGGCGCCCCGGCGACCCTGATCGGCGGACCCGACGGCGGTGACGGCGGCCAAGGCGGCATCGGCGGGGACGGCGGCAACGCCGGATTCGGCGCCGGTGTTCCCGGCGACGGCGGGGACGGCGGCAACGCCGGATTCGGCGCCGGTGTTCCCGGCGACGGCGGGATCGGCGGCACCGGCGGGGCCGGGGGCGCCGGCGGCGCCGGCGCCGACGGGGACCCCAGCATTGACGGCGGCCAAGGTGGTGCCGGCGGCCACGGCGGCCAAGGCGGCAAAGGCGGCCTGAACAGCACCGGGCTAGCCAGCGCCGCCAGCGGTGACGGCGGCAACGGCGGGGCCGGCGGGGCCGGCGGCAACGGCGGCGACGGCGACGGCTTTATCGGCGGGTCCGGCGGCACCGGCGGGACCGGCGGCGACGCCGGCGTCGGCGGCCTGGCCAACACCGGCGGAACCGCGGGCAACGCCGGTATCGGCGGGGCCGGCGGCCGCGGCGGCGACGGCGGGGCCGGCGACAGCGGCGCCCTCTCCCAAGACGGCAACGGCTTCGCCGGCGGCCAAGGCGGCCAAGGCGGGGTCGGCGGCAACGCCGGCGCCGGCGGCATCAACGGGGCCGGCGGCACCGGCGGCACCGGCGGGGCCGGTGGTGACGGCCAGAACGGAACGACAGGCGTGGCGAGCGAGGGCGGCGCCGGCGGCCAAGGCGGTGACGGCGGCCAAGGCGGCATCGGCGGGGCCGGCGGCAACGCCGGATTCGGCGCCGGTGTTCCCGGCGACGGCGGGATCGGCGGCACCGGCGGGGCCGGGGGCGCCGGCGGCGCCGGCGCCGACGGGGACCCCAGCATTGACGGCGGCCAAGGTGGTGCCGGCGGCCACGGCGGCCAAGGCGGCAAAGGCGGCCTGAACAGCACCGGGCTAGCCAGCGCCGCCAGCGGTGACGGCGGCAACGGCGGGGCCGGCGGGGCCGGCGGCAACGGCGGCGACGGCGACGGCTTTATCGGCGGGTCCGGCGGCACCGGCGGGACCGGCGGCGACGCCGGCGTCGGCGGCCTGGCCAACACCGGCGGAACCGCGGGCAACGCCGGTATCGGCGGGGCCGGCGGCCGCGGCGGCGACGGCGGGGCCGGCGACAGCGGCGCCCTCTCCCAAGACGGCAACGGCTTCGCCGGCGGCCAAGGCGGCCAAGGCGGGGTCGGCGGCAACGCCGGCGCCGGCGGCATCAACGGGGCCGGCGGCACCGGCGGCACCGGCGGGGCCGGTGGTGACGGCCAGAACGGAACGACAGGCGTGGCGAGCGAGGGCGGCGCCGGCGGCCAAGGCGGTGACGGCGGCCAAGGCGGCATCGGCGGGGCCGGCGGCAACGCCGGATTCGGCGCCGGTGTTCCCGGCGACGGCGGGATCGGCGGCACCGGCGGGGCCGGGGGCGCCGGCGGCGCCGGCGCCGACGGGGACCCCAGCATTGACGGCGGCCAAGGTGGTGCCGGCGGCCACGGCGGCCAAGGCGGCAAAGGCGGCCTGAACAGCACCGGGCTAGCCAGCGCCGCCAGCGGTGACGGCGGCAACGGCGGGGCCGGCGGGGCCGGCGGCAACGGCGGAGCCGGCGGGCTCGGCGGGGGCGGTGGCACAGGCGGCACCAACGGCAACGGCGGCCTCGGCGGAGGCGGCGGCAACGGCGGAGCCGGCGGTGCCGGGGGAACGCCCACCGGCAGTGGCACCGAGGGGACCGGCGGCGACGGTGGAGATGCCGGCGCCGGCGGCAACGGCGGCTCTGCCACCGGCGTCGGTAACGGCGGTAACGGCGGTGATGGCGGCAACGGCGGCGACGGCGGCAACGGCGCACCCGGCGGCTTCGGTGGCGGCGCTGGCGCCGGCGGCTTGGGCGGCTCCGGCGCCGGCGGCGGCACCGACGGCGACGACGGCAACGGCGGCAGCCCCGGCACCGACGGCAGCTAAGCTAACGGCAGCCCAAAGCGCCAGCAGCCACCCGACAACGCTGGGCGGCTACCCATGGCCCGTTGGCAGCACAGGCTGGCGATGGCCGTCCGACCGATAACACCCGGGCCATCGCATCCCCAGCACAACCAGCTGTCCTCGCGGGCTTATGCACGACGGGGGAGCACTACCCCACAAGCGATGGCACCACTACATCGATCAGATGCGGCCCGGGCTCGGCGAAGGCCGCGCGCAGGGCGTCGGCGAATTCCTCGCAGGTGGTGACACGACGTGCAGGAACACCCATACCTTCGGCGATCTTGACGAAATCCATTGTGGGACGCGAT
Above is a window of Mycobacterium tuberculosis H37Rv DNA encoding:
- the PE_PGRS53 gene encoding PE-PGRS family protein PE_PGRS53 (Member of the Mycobacterium tuberculosis PE family, PGRS subfamily of ala-, gly-rich proteins), which gives rise to MSFVLVSPETVAAVATDLKRIGASLAHENASAAASTTAVVSAAADEVSTAVAALFSQHAQGYQAAAAQVAAFHSRFVQALTAGAGAYAFAEAANASPLQSAMGAVSASAQTLLSRPLIGNGANATTPGGNGGDGGWLFGSGGNGAPGAAGQSGGNGGSAGLWGNGGAGGAGGSGGAAGGNGGNGGWLFGAGGTGGIGGTGAPGAMGGTGGNGGNGALLIGGGGLGGAGGMGGTGGGTGGTGGNGGNGALLIGAGGVGGAGGIGGQGTGAGGAAGAGGTGGNGGAGGLFMNGGDGGAGGQGGDGAAGDAAASAGGTGGKGGQGGDGGTGGAGGAGPVLFGHGGAGGMGGQGGTGGMGGAGGDGTTVIAAGTGGEGGTGGAAGAGGAAGARGALTSGGLAGGVGAGGTGGTGGTGGNGADAAAVVGFGANGDPGFAGGKGGNGGIGGAAVTGGVAGDGGTGGKGGTGGAGGAGNDAGSTGNPGGKGGDGGIGGAGGAGGAAGTGNGGHAGNTGDGGDGGTGGNGGNGTGGVNGADNTLNPDTPGGAGEPGGAGGAGGAGGAAGGPGGTGGTGGNGGNGGNGGNGGNGGNGGNGGNAGNNSTNAPVGGEGGAGGDGGAGGAGGAANGGTAGSQGTGGVGGDGGAGGNGGGGKAGTGNSGNFGVDGEAGFSGGAGGNGGVGGAAGANGGTGGSGGNGGDGGAGGIGGAGGNGIPGTGTEPAGGTGAKGGDGGDGGAGGAGGNAGGAGGQGGNAGQGGAGGAGGNAVIPGDGVGKAPHGDAGGSGGDGGKGGQGGSGGTGGSGAPIGGGAGGTGGSGGHAGKGGAGGIGAQGTTITVPGNGGNAGDGGNGGNAGAGGNGGSGDFGGNTTSGASGSGGNGGNAGTAGSGGAGGTGGTGLSGGNGGNGGNGGNGGDGGNGAHGTVGAQFVPATSLPTPNGGAGGNGGTGSNGGAPGPAGAPGPTTGGNAGSQGIGGDGGNGGDGGKGGDGADAVNVVFMPTEPQAATGTAGSAGDPTGGNGGPGTPGSPMVAPPPPTPITQVQQGGDGGAGGTGSTNANDGTATGGKGGEGGVGSILGGPGGNGGTGGNASATGTNGVANAGNGGKGGDGGQFGAGGNGGAGGSVTDGSAGSTAGNGGNGGNATNGTIAGQPAGGNGSAGGKGGDGGNIAAGATGTAGNGGNGGNGNDGAVNAGTGGSGGNGGNAGGGGANGGDGGAGGAGGAGGRGGKGIDGGFGGDGGNGGSNNGTGAGGNGGNGGTGGVGSVGAAGGDGGNGGTGGFAGFGGTAGNGGSGGTGGAGGDGGTGGDGGNGVIAGGGGTGGNGGASGAGGAGGTGGFAGNGNAGGNGGTGGASEDGDNGNAGSGATGGTGGNGGTGGDGGAAGLGGVA